The DNA window AAGATAAGTTAATTATTTAAGCAGCATATGGGAGGGTATAGAAATGGATGAAAGAATTATTGATGCGAGAGGGCTTTCGTGTCCGCAGCCTGTGATACTGACTATAAATGCAATGAAGAAGCTAGGTAGTGGTGAACTGACTATTCTGGTAGATACGGACACAGCAAAGGGAAATGTTAGCCGCGCCGCAAAAGCTCAGGGATGGGAGGTCAAAAATATCCAATCTGAAGGGGATGCTTACAGAGTGATATTAATAAAAGCATAATATTTGATACTGATATTATAGGAAAGGAGGAAACCTATGTTTAATTTCTTCAAGAAAAAAACTAAAAGCGAACCAGAGATGGTAAAACAAGATCGCGGAATACTCGTTTTTGCAAATACCAGCGAAGTGATAAAGGCTGAGAATGCATTAAAAAATGCAGGATGGGAGATAAGGGTTATGGGCCCGCCGCCAGAGATACGCAGCGGGTGCGACCTTGTAATAGAGTTTCCTCTTATTGAAGAAATGTCTATAGTAAGAAGGCTTTCGGAAATCAATCTCAAACCCACGCAAATAGTACCTGTTACCAGTGTTTTGTTAGAGCCTGTAAGCCTCTGCCAAGAGAAGGAATTTGGGAAATACATTATGGTAAGGGCGGCAAACATGAAAATAACTGTGGACAGGGAAACTTTGCTTATAGTAAACATATCCGGAGGTGGTTGCCCGGATGTGCCGTATTTGGCAGAGCAGATGGTAAGCAAGCATTTAAGCGACGCACCGCAGCCGCGTGATATCGGCTATACTCTCTGCGCTTACGCTCTTCAGATTGCATACGAAAGGGTGAAGGAAATATGTTTGGCATAATAGGAGCTATTCCAAATGAGAAATTCCCGCTTATAGCTGGAACGGTTTTGTTGGAAAAAGACCGTCTGGTTATTGGAGACGAGAATTGCGCAATAAGCCGTGGTACGCCGGCAATGATAGCAGCGGCTGTCGAAACACTTAAGTATCTTGGCAAGCCAAGTCCCTTTTGTTTTCTGGTTGGAGACATCGGCAATGGGAAAGGCTGCATTCGTCTTTATAAGCATTTAGCAGAGCATCTTCCTGAAACTGCTTATGCTACACTGACGTTCCACTATTTTCAGCCTTATGTAGTTTCGTTTCAGCAGGTTATGGATGCTATCAATACAATGAGCGTCCGTCCAACCTTGATTGCCGATGCCGGATTCATGTACGTTGCAAAAATGAGCGGCCTGGCAACTTCCTTTGATCTGTTCACGCCGGATGCGGGTGAGCTTGCATATCTGGCTGACGAGGAAGCCCCGCATCCTTTCTATACACGCGGATTCATATTGGATGAAAAGAATTACGTACCCGATCTTATAGAAAGAGCGTATCTTCATAACAACGCTTCGCACTATCTCCTGGTCAAAGGGGAAACCGATTATATTGCAAACAGGGATGGAATAATTTCAATAGTAAACAATCCCGTCGAAGAGGTACTTGAAGCCATAGGCGGCACCGGAGATACTCTGACTGGAATTGTTTCAGCATTGATAGCCTCGGGCATGGAAATAAGCTCGGCAGCGACGATGGCTGCCAGGGTTAATAGACTTGCAGGATGCCTTGCAAAGCCAACGCCGGCAACTCAAATAATTGATATAATAAGGCACATTCCGCAAGCTCTTGAAGAAGTATTGGGCAAAGAAGATTTGCAAGGTCTTTAGCGTACAATATAATCCGGGTTGTTGAATTTAAAAAATCCTGACGACAATAGGCTGTCAGGATTTTTTTTTGAAAATTGCAATTATAATTATAACGGTTAATTGTAATAGTAAGTTGAAGTAACACACAATTAAGCCCCTGACATAGGTTTGCTCGACAGCTTGCGTCAGCACCGAAATCAGGGGCTTTACAATTTCAATTTATCCGAATGGTCTATCGTACTATAACATACTTGTCTGCTTTTGGTATGACTCTGCCCACTATTCTAGCGTCAAGGCTGCCGTATGCAAGCATCTTCGCTACAAGAGCTTTGGCGTCATTTTCGGGAACAGAAACCAAGAGTCCTCCGGCTGTCTGCGGATCATAGAGTATGTCGGATATGTGATCAGCAATACCCTCCATACGGACATCGTTTTTGACAAAATCCCTGTTACGATATGCTCCTGCTGGAATTATACCTGATTTTGCAAGCTCCTCTGTTTCGGCTATGAACGGTATTTGGGCTACAGTGATTTCAATTGTGACATCAGAGCCCCGTGCCATCTCCATAGTATGTCCTAGGAATCCAAAACCAGTTACATCCGTTGCAGAATTAACCCTTATATCATCAAAAGCCAGGGCTGCATACTTGTTCAGGTGAGTCATGATCTTTACAACCTCATCGACTGTCTGCTGACCTACGATTCCCGCCTTTATTCCTGTATTTATTATGCCTGTTCCAAGAGGCTTTGTGAGCACAAGTACATCGCCAACCTTTGCTGCAGAGTTTGAGAGCACTCTGCCTGGATGGACAATGCCGCACACAGAGAGCCCGTATTTTGGTTCGTTGTCATCCACTGAATGGCCCCCCACAAGAATTGCTCCAGATTCTTGAACCTTGTCAAAGCCGCCTTTTAGAATTTGTGCCAATATGCCAACGTCCTTGCAGGCTGGAAAGCAGACGATATTCATTGCGACAAGTGGCTTGCCGCCCATAGCATACACGTCAGAGAGTGAGTTCGTGGCTGAAATCAATCCGAAGAGATAGGGGTCGTCGACTACAGGTGTGAAAAAATCCAGCGTCAGTATTAGTGCCGTCTCACTGTTTATCCTATAGACTGCAGCGTCATCTGAGTGCTCATAGCCTACTAAAAGATCCTTGTTGAATACCTGAGGAATTATTTCAAGCGCTTTGGCCAGATACTCCGGCCCCAGCTTAGCGGCTCAGCCAGCTGCCCGAACCATCTGAGTCAGCTTAACCTCTTCCTCATAATGTTTATTTGTTTTTAACTTGTTTGTTTCGAGTCTATGATGAAGCTTTAGTTTCTTAATATCCATATAATAGCCCCCTTTTATGTTGCTTTTAAGCTGTGAATATAATAAAAATATAAAATCTAATGAATATATACCCCGCAATTGCACACAAGTAAATAGGCATAGAGCGCATTAGATAATATAATAGCTATGTAATCGGATATAGAAAAAAACTATATCAAGCCCGAATTATTCATGCAGTGTTAGATTTGCTAAAAAACTACTCTTCACTTTTGGCTTTCACTCATTGGGTGCAGAGTGAAAAATCGCAATATTTAAGCAATATCAATGATTACGGCAGAAAGTTGTTGTTGTCATGAATAATTCGGGATTAAAATTAACAAACTGCCGGAAATTTAAAATATACATTATTAGGCAAATGTATAAAAAATACTAATAGAACGATGTTATATCATAGGAAATATTAATAAATATAGTCAAAACAATTTGAAATGATTATAATTATAAAACGGATCCTCAAAAGCAGGGGACAAACAATATAAAAACCAGGGGGTTATTATCTAATATGAAAAAGAAATTCAAGGGTATTTATTCGGCGCTGATACTGTTGCTTGTAGCCTGTGTTGCGGGCTCAATGGTGGGCTGCACAGGAAAGAAAACAGAAGAGGCAGCTGGCGAAAAGCAGGTAATTAAAATATTCATTCCGGGCTACGAAGACGAGCTCTGGAAGGGGCTTTACGATGCGGGTATAAACGACTTTGAAAAGGAAAACCAGGGCGTAGATGTTGAAGTAGTGCCTGCAGGTTGGGACGAGGCCAACAGCAAAATAGTTTCGCTGATACAGGCAAATGAGGCGCCGGATGTTATGATAACAGGCTCCAGGTCGCTCAGACAGTTTGCGGCGATGGGAGCAATAGAAAAGCTGGACCAGTACATGACTGACGAATTCAAGGCTGGTCGTGTAAAGCCTGTTCTGGCTACTGCAAATATAAGCGGAACGCAATACGGAATTCCACTGGCATTCTCGTCAAGGGCTCTTTACTACAGAACTGACCTTATACAGACTCCTCCAACTACTTGGGACGAGCTTTATGCAGCTGCTGAAAAGGTCAAGAAAGAGCATCCTGAAATGTACGGCTTTG is part of the Peptoclostridium acidaminophilum DSM 3953 genome and encodes:
- a CDS encoding sulfurtransferase TusA family protein, whose product is MDERIIDARGLSCPQPVILTINAMKKLGSGELTILVDTDTAKGNVSRAAKAQGWEVKNIQSEGDAYRVILIKA
- a CDS encoding DUF3343 domain-containing protein, with product MFNFFKKKTKSEPEMVKQDRGILVFANTSEVIKAENALKNAGWEIRVMGPPPEIRSGCDLVIEFPLIEEMSIVRRLSEINLKPTQIVPVTSVLLEPVSLCQEKEFGKYIMVRAANMKITVDRETLLIVNISGGGCPDVPYLAEQMVSKHLSDAPQPRDIGYTLCAYALQIAYERVKEICLA
- a CDS encoding NAD(P)H-hydrate dehydratase is translated as MFGIIGAIPNEKFPLIAGTVLLEKDRLVIGDENCAISRGTPAMIAAAVETLKYLGKPSPFCFLVGDIGNGKGCIRLYKHLAEHLPETAYATLTFHYFQPYVVSFQQVMDAINTMSVRPTLIADAGFMYVAKMSGLATSFDLFTPDAGELAYLADEEAPHPFYTRGFILDEKNYVPDLIERAYLHNNASHYLLVKGETDYIANRDGIISIVNNPVEEVLEAIGGTGDTLTGIVSALIASGMEISSAATMAARVNRLAGCLAKPTPATQIIDIIRHIPQALEEVLGKEDLQGL
- the selD gene encoding selenide, water dikinase SelD, producing MVRAAGUAAKLGPEYLAKALEIIPQVFNKDLLVGYEHSDDAAVYRINSETALILTLDFFTPVVDDPYLFGLISATNSLSDVYAMGGKPLVAMNIVCFPACKDVGILAQILKGGFDKVQESGAILVGGHSVDDNEPKYGLSVCGIVHPGRVLSNSAAKVGDVLVLTKPLGTGIINTGIKAGIVGQQTVDEVVKIMTHLNKYAALAFDDIRVNSATDVTGFGFLGHTMEMARGSDVTIEITVAQIPFIAETEELAKSGIIPAGAYRNRDFVKNDVRMEGIADHISDILYDPQTAGGLLVSVPENDAKALVAKMLAYGSLDARIVGRVIPKADKYVIVR